The sequence AAAGGTTCACCCGGTCCCTGCGACGCCCTGTTTTGCCGGTCCATGACTCGTTTATCGTCGCCTCCCGCGATGAGTTCGACCTGGGCTATGCCATGAGCGTGGCTTATCGCGCGGTGCTCACGAAGCTGACAGGGATCGACGCCTACCCCGTCATTGCCGGGTGGACATCGCCCGAGGTCGAACGCGCGGTACAGGCGGCCCTGGCTGACGACGACGACCTCTGAGGGGTCACTGCTCCCTATCCTCACAGGCCATATCCATGGGGATATAGGACCATAGGAGGAGGGACCTGGTGGCCCACTTGCTGTGCATACTGGGCTTCATAAGAAGGGTTCAGCGCAGAGCCATCAGCGCGTCGTTCAACTCGGCCCGTTCCTCGTCCCTGAGCCGGCGCTCTTCCTCCTCCAGCCGAGCCAGTCGGTGGCCGAGGACGCCGAGGGTTTCGCGTAGCCAGTCGCTCATCACGGTGGCGGCCCTGGGCGGCAGCTCGTGATAGGTGCGCCGGGTTCTGCCCGTCTTGGGATCGATGTAGCTGGTGGAGTTCGCAGCGGCGAGCCCGCGCACCCGCCGGACAAGCTGGACGTCGAAGGCGCGGTCCGACTTGAACCTGTGCGGCTCCGCCGTCAGCATCATGAACATCGCGGAAACGGCCACGACCACGCGCCGGGGATCGACCTCGCCGGCCAGCGTTACGATTTCCCTGGCCGCCTGGACGTTCTGGCGCGGGCTTGCGAAGCCGCCCTCGTAGTTGGCGATCCGACTCCGAGCATCGCGCACGAGCGCCGCCCATCGCGCGTCCATCTTCTCCCAGACCGGGCTGTCTGCGTTCTGGACGATCCGCCGCTCGACCATATCGACGTAGGGCTTCAGGTCGGCCTTGGTGATGCCCCGCTGGTTGGCGTCGCCGTTCCGCCGCATCCGGGAACGATGGTGATTGCAGTGACGGGAATAGGTCGAACTGGTTGGCCGGCCACATCCGGCGACTTGGCAAGTCTGCATCAACACCAATCCTGACGGTCGTCATTTTCGCACCCGTGGGTGCGCGGACGAGCGCGAGAAACAACAGGGCGCTGGACATAGCAGGCAGGCACCGGCCGGCAAGGCCCTGGCAGGCAAACAAGCGCGGCCACGTAGCGGCCTTCAGAGCACCCGAGGGGCGCGGGGCGGGCGCGCTGCACCCACCAGCCGGAAAGCCCTGCATTAGCCTGTGGCGAGTCCCCAAGCGCCGTCCCGAGCTATGCCATAGTGGCGGTTTCGCCGATGGCGCGGTAGACGCTGGCCCGGCCGATCCCCAACCGCTTCGCGATCTCGGTAGGGCTGACACCTTCACCATGGAGAGCCCGGACCGCGTCCACCGGCACGCTCGGCTTGCGGCCCTTGTAAACGCCCTCGGCCTTGGCCTTGGCTATCCCTTCGAGCTGACGCTCCTTACGGATGGCGGTTTCGAACTGAGCGAACACGCCCAGCATCTGCAGGAAGGCCGTCCCGGCCGCTGTGGAGGTGTCGATGGGCTGCTCTGTCGCCCGGAGGCTCGCGCCCTTGGCGGTGATCTCCTGGACGATCTTTTCCAGGTCCATCAGCGAGCGCGCCAACCGGTCGATCCGTGTGACCACCAGGGTGTCGCCGGGGCGCAGGAACTCCAACACCGTGGCCAGCTCGGCCCGCCCCTTGGTGGTTGTGCCGCTCTTCCGCTCCGACCTGATCACATCGCACCCGGCGGCGCGCAGCGTCTCCTCCTGGATGGCGCAGTCCTGGTCTGTGGTGCTGACGCGGGCGTAACCGATGGCCGTCATGGCATGTCCTCAAGTGTCCAATAGGGTCTAGAGGTTAGACGGGTAGTGTCCCAGAAATCAGAAGTCAACCCTATTGGGCGGCCAAGACTGTCTCATGACGGTGTTCCGCTGGCGTATACCCTTGTGGACATGCAGCTTGGCGAGGCGCTGGCCCGCACTCCG is a genomic window of Phenylobacterium montanum containing:
- a CDS encoding recombinase family protein, translating into MTAIGYARVSTTDQDCAIQEETLRAAGCDVIRSERKSGTTTKGRAELATVLEFLRPGDTLVVTRIDRLARSLMDLEKIVQEITAKGASLRATEQPIDTSTAAGTAFLQMLGVFAQFETAIRKERQLEGIAKAKAEGVYKGRKPSVPVDAVRALHGEGVSPTEIAKRLGIGRASVYRAIGETATMA